In Intestinibacillus sp. Marseille-P6563, a single genomic region encodes these proteins:
- a CDS encoding helix-turn-helix domain-containing protein, with product MNKLCTRTLYDLDGMPHVRVDEYMKCRLQNKLIRVILNSL from the coding sequence ATAAACAAGCTGTGTACCCGGACGCTCTACGATCTGGACGGTATGCCCCATGTGCGGGTGGACGAGTACATGAAGTGTCGTTTGCAAAATAAGCTGATCCGGGTTATCCTGAACAGCCTATGA
- a CDS encoding PadR family transcriptional regulator — protein MSSIDLVILGIVLEKPRSAYDIQKDVEYHHFSRWTKISVPSIYRKVLQLSEKGYLQSDIVKGDRFADKAIYSITNQGKAYFKELMASCAAGPVPLLFDFNVVITNLNKMDKAEALELVSTLRRSIQSSAESNEGYEREFADIPLVGRTIFEQQQLLYRTLLEWLDHFEGQFLEE, from the coding sequence ATGTCATCAATCGACTTAGTCATACTTGGTATTGTATTGGAGAAACCACGAAGCGCCTATGACATTCAGAAGGATGTGGAGTACCACCATTTTTCTCGCTGGACTAAAATAAGCGTACCTTCTATTTATCGTAAGGTTCTCCAGTTGAGTGAGAAGGGTTATTTGCAAAGCGATATTGTCAAGGGTGATAGGTTTGCGGATAAGGCCATCTATTCTATTACCAATCAAGGCAAAGCGTATTTCAAGGAATTGATGGCCTCTTGCGCCGCTGGCCCAGTACCCTTGCTATTCGATTTCAATGTGGTCATTACCAATTTGAACAAGATGGACAAAGCCGAAGCGTTGGAGCTGGTTTCGACTTTGCGCCGGAGCATACAGTCCTCGGCTGAATCGAACGAGGGCTATGAGCGGGAATTTGCAGACATTCCCTTGGTTGGGAGAACGATTTTTGAGCAGCAGCAGCTTCTCTATCGCACCCTTCTGGAATGGCTGGATCATTTTGAAGGGCAGTTCTTAGAAGAATGA
- a CDS encoding YjdF family protein, translated as MSTGPQSSLTILFEAPFWIGLYERTDNGKYEVCKITFGSEPKDYEVYEFLLKNWHRLKFSPPIQAEVAIERKINPKRMQREIQSQLQDKGIGTKAQQALKLQHEQCKLERKTKSREQKEAEKDRQFAIRQEKKKAKHRGR; from the coding sequence ATGAGTACAGGCCCCCAAAGCAGTTTGACCATCCTGTTTGAAGCTCCATTTTGGATCGGTCTGTATGAAAGAACGGATAATGGCAAGTACGAGGTATGCAAAATCACTTTTGGCTCAGAGCCTAAAGATTACGAGGTCTATGAGTTTTTGCTGAAGAATTGGCACAGGCTGAAATTCAGTCCCCCAATCCAAGCCGAAGTAGCCATAGAGCGAAAAATCAATCCCAAACGTATGCAGCGCGAAATTCAAAGCCAACTGCAAGATAAAGGTATTGGAACAAAGGCGCAGCAGGCGTTGAAACTCCAGCATGAGCAATGTAAGCTGGAACGCAAAACCAAGAGCCGTGAGCAGAAAGAAGCGGAGAAAGACCGCCAGTTTGCCATACGACAGGAAAAGAAGAAAGCCAAGCACAGAGGAAGATAA
- a CDS encoding winged helix-turn-helix domain-containing protein — MGEIIVIRTSDPDESIYRAIIDALQEKDVQFLHAASLEPSRLILGDIEIFPERRRVTKAGVEICLNYGEFSILYCMARCPGRVFSREQLYNAAWGEDYELGTNTVDNTIWRLRSKLEPDPKHPTYIKTVFRVGYKIER; from the coding sequence ATGGGAGAAATCATAGTAATACGAACTTCTGATCCTGATGAAAGTATCTACCGAGCTATTATAGATGCCCTACAAGAAAAGGATGTCCAATTTCTTCATGCTGCCAGCCTCGAACCCTCACGCCTAATTTTGGGCGATATAGAGATATTTCCAGAGCGGCGGCGAGTCACAAAGGCCGGTGTGGAGATCTGCCTGAACTACGGAGAGTTCTCGATCCTTTACTGCATGGCCCGCTGCCCTGGGCGTGTATTCAGCCGGGAGCAGCTTTACAATGCGGCCTGGGGTGAGGACTATGAATTAGGCACCAACACTGTGGACAACACGATCTGGCGGCTACGGAGCAAGTTGGAGCCTGACCCGAAGCACCCCACCTATATCAAGACTGTTTTCCGGGTGGGATATAAAATTGAACGATAA
- a CDS encoding autorepressor SdpR family transcription factor has translation MSLPNIFKALSDPVRREILLKLKQKRKMSAGEIAAEFDLTNATISYHLSTLKKADLIFETRYQKYIYYEINTSVFESVVMWLMQFQEDKDEPQK, from the coding sequence GTGAGTTTACCTAATATTTTCAAAGCATTAAGCGATCCCGTCCGACGGGAGATATTACTGAAACTAAAACAAAAACGGAAGATGTCAGCCGGTGAAATTGCCGCAGAATTTGACTTGACTAATGCCACTATTTCATACCACCTTTCTACTCTAAAAAAGGCTGATTTGATTTTTGAAACGCGCTATCAGAAATACATCTATTATGAAATCAATACATCGGTATTTGAAAGTGTTGTTATGTGGCTTATGCAATTTCAGGAGGATAAAGATGAACCCCAAAAATAA
- a CDS encoding SdpI family protein, translating to MNPKNKRTLFLTSTICIILSIVAFALSHMGGASNENYILLYVIAVLLNIVLNLALNIKIASTNGAKALVSLGKWIMPIAGVVYLIPQVYSVLFPAKTMQDTYWYVFIGILFIVSGNYFPKNHINPYVGLKFPWLFNDEEGWYKTHRLGSYTWILAGIVSILHPLHNLIFVTVPLIIFLVGVVPLVYSLVLFFKRKQSN from the coding sequence ATGAACCCCAAAAATAAACGAACCTTGTTTCTGACAAGTACAATTTGCATTATTTTGTCCATCGTAGCATTCGCGCTGTCCCACATGGGCGGGGCCAGTAACGAAAACTATATTCTGCTCTATGTGATTGCCGTTTTGCTGAATATTGTTCTGAACCTTGCGCTTAATATCAAAATTGCTTCGACAAACGGAGCCAAGGCGTTAGTGTCTTTGGGCAAATGGATTATGCCGATTGCGGGAGTTGTATATTTGATCCCGCAGGTATATTCCGTACTGTTTCCTGCCAAGACCATGCAAGATACTTATTGGTATGTTTTTATTGGTATTTTGTTTATTGTCAGTGGCAATTATTTTCCCAAAAACCACATCAATCCCTATGTCGGACTAAAGTTTCCGTGGCTATTCAATGATGAAGAAGGCTGGTACAAGACGCATCGGCTGGGCAGTTATACATGGATACTGGCTGGTATTGTCAGCATTCTGCATCCACTGCACAATCTTATTTTTGTAACCGTTCCGCTAATCATTTTTCTGGTTGGCGTTGTCCCGTTGGTCTATTCACTTGTCCTCTTTTTTAAGAGGAAACAAAGCAACTAA
- a CDS encoding DUF1648 domain-containing protein: MKSATKHIVISTVLCALTLVVFLAFYNRLPESIPIHFDSAGVANSFWPRNVVVFGVPVACVLLNLISGFTVSQKENAKPYMYYIMAVVAFVATGIMIYLGMK, translated from the coding sequence ATGAAATCTGCAACGAAGCATATTGTTATCAGCACCGTTTTGTGTGCGTTGACGCTGGTAGTCTTTCTCGCTTTCTATAATCGCCTGCCGGAGTCTATCCCCATCCATTTTGATTCTGCCGGAGTAGCAAATTCTTTCTGGCCCCGCAATGTTGTAGTGTTCGGCGTTCCCGTGGCCTGTGTCCTGCTGAACCTCATTTCTGGCTTTACCGTCAGCCAGAAAGAGAATGCAAAGCCGTATATGTACTATATCATGGCTGTTGTTGCATTCGTAGCAACGGGCATCATGATCTATTTGGGGATGAAGTGA
- a CDS encoding ABC transporter ATP-binding protein, with product MLQIKNLSKSYGAKKAVSNLSFVVEDGDIMGFIGKNGAGKTTTLKACLGIIGIDEGEILLDGTSVLKEPMACKRKMAYVPDNPQLDEYMTGLQYLNFICDIYEVPSKMRKQNFEKLASAFQMGPHLNNLISAYSHGMKQKLALIAAFSHTPKLLILDEPFVGLDPEAFVILKEQMKELCASGNSVLFSSHILDVVEKVCNKVSVIKHGQLLYSGRTTEIVGTKGLEEVFMEMNGDEISVTPTKE from the coding sequence ATGTTACAAATCAAGAACTTATCCAAAAGCTACGGTGCGAAAAAGGCTGTAAGCAACCTTAGTTTTGTCGTGGAAGATGGCGACATAATGGGCTTCATCGGAAAGAATGGAGCTGGCAAAACCACAACATTGAAAGCCTGTTTAGGTATCATCGGCATCGACGAGGGAGAAATCCTTTTGGATGGAACTTCTGTCCTCAAAGAACCGATGGCTTGTAAGCGGAAGATGGCGTATGTGCCAGATAATCCCCAGCTTGACGAGTATATGACTGGATTGCAGTATCTCAACTTTATCTGTGATATTTACGAAGTACCGTCCAAGATGCGGAAACAAAACTTCGAGAAATTGGCCTCAGCTTTTCAGATGGGGCCGCATTTGAATAACTTGATTTCCGCTTACTCCCACGGCATGAAACAGAAACTTGCGCTGATTGCCGCCTTTTCACACACGCCTAAACTGCTGATATTGGATGAACCTTTCGTCGGATTAGACCCGGAGGCATTTGTGATCCTGAAAGAGCAGATGAAAGAACTCTGTGCAAGTGGAAATTCCGTTCTGTTTTCAAGCCATATTCTTGATGTGGTAGAAAAGGTGTGCAATAAAGTGTCCGTTATTAAGCATGGACAATTGCTGTATTCCGGCAGGACGACAGAAATCGTTGGGACAAAGGGTTTGGAAGAAGTATTTATGGAGATGAATGGCGATGAAATTTCTGTTACCCCTACTAAGGAATAA
- a CDS encoding YhfC family glutamic-type intramembrane protease yields MVGLLSALFNVTVSVVFPIAILLIILIRSKNAKAELKVFLVGVCTYLVAQILFRQPFLALLQSIDSYRILITTNRVAHIAILAGSAAIAEEIGRYIAFRFFVKGQPAQNTPLYFGLGHGGIEALSVGVNSVILLVCSPYTLINMGADVALAGVERISTLLAQIAFSYIVFCSYQKKTYRYLILAICLHTVYDFPLILLDYGISPFVFEIGLFLFSAILLLFTLKGVRGIQSNEKNN; encoded by the coding sequence ATGGTAGGTTTGCTGAGTGCGCTATTTAATGTCACTGTAAGTGTCGTATTTCCGATAGCTATATTACTAATCATTTTAATCAGATCAAAAAACGCAAAGGCAGAACTGAAAGTGTTTCTTGTGGGTGTATGCACATATTTAGTTGCACAAATACTTTTCCGCCAACCCTTTCTTGCCTTATTACAAAGCATTGATTCATATAGGATTTTGATAACGACAAACCGAGTTGCCCATATCGCAATTTTAGCAGGTTCGGCGGCGATTGCAGAAGAAATAGGACGATATATCGCATTTCGCTTTTTCGTAAAAGGTCAGCCAGCACAAAATACGCCATTATATTTCGGTTTAGGGCACGGAGGCATTGAGGCACTATCTGTTGGGGTAAATAGTGTAATATTGCTCGTATGCTCGCCTTACACCCTTATCAATATGGGCGCAGATGTTGCTTTGGCAGGTGTAGAACGGATTTCCACATTGCTTGCTCAAATTGCATTTTCCTATATTGTTTTTTGCAGTTATCAGAAAAAAACTTATCGCTATTTAATATTGGCAATCTGCCTTCATACTGTGTACGATTTTCCTCTCATACTGCTTGATTATGGCATTTCACCGTTTGTATTTGAAATCGGGCTTTTTCTATTCTCTGCAATTTTATTACTTTTTACATTAAAAGGTGTTAGAGGTATCCAGTCCAATGAAAAAAATAATTAG
- a CDS encoding DUF3887 domain-containing protein: MKKIISLLGCCFIAISTLTACGNNNLPAWADTDVLTQKAQTMIDTLNAFDYDGVAEIYNNPTVDASTFEASGEIIETYGTFESYGDVSYVADKTDDGIEFVRVIQIANYEKGKLTFTASFFEDNSVAGFRLAE, encoded by the coding sequence ATGAAAAAAATAATTAGTCTTTTAGGTTGCTGCTTTATTGCAATCTCAACATTAACCGCTTGTGGAAATAACAATCTTCCAGCATGGGCAGATACAGATGTACTAACCCAAAAAGCACAGACAATGATTGATACGCTAAATGCTTTTGACTATGACGGCGTTGCTGAAATCTATAACAATCCAACAGTAGACGCATCGACCTTTGAAGCAAGCGGTGAAATAATTGAAACCTATGGTACTTTTGAAAGCTATGGCGATGTGTCGTATGTAGCTGACAAGACCGATGATGGGATCGAATTTGTACGAGTTATTCAAATTGCAAATTATGAAAAAGGAAAACTAACCTTTACAGCAAGTTTTTTTGAGGATAATTCCGTAGCTGGGTTTAGGCTGGCAGAATGA
- a CDS encoding winged helix-turn-helix domain-containing protein — MESSLSFTAWPAALGVLYNAAWGEDYELGTNTVDNTIWRLRSKLEPDPKHPTYIKTVFRVGYKIEPTEH, encoded by the coding sequence ATGGAGAGTTCTCTATCCTTTACTGCATGGCCCGCTGCCCTGGGCGTGCTTTACAATGCGGCCTGGGGCGAGGACTATGAATTAGGCACCAATACCGTGGACAACACGATCTGGCGTCTGCGGAGCAAGCTGGAGCCTGACCCGAAGCACCCCACCTATATCAAGACTGTGTTTCGGGTGGGATATAAAATCGAACCAACCGAACATTAA
- a CDS encoding sigma-70 family RNA polymerase sigma factor — protein MYSSTKSAAFFSGFLNNGTGGRHLRFVFAKQIGGRKMYDYRKSDYAINKNSPNIVYRFHNEILEITLEDYLKENPDKTEKDFAELKALSDQIYYEQDRAESAQTRKDDSLTGLEETQVCATRPLDEEWEEKLTEFQNRLYARRAFEKLFEADVLTEIQKRRFCLYVFKGLSIRQIGRLEGRSHQVVAKSLNLAIRKLKKFFAEQG, from the coding sequence TTGTATTCCAGTACAAAGTCGGCCGCTTTCTTTTCAGGCTTCCTGAACAACGGAACAGGGGGCCGCCATCTCCGATTTGTTTTCGCAAAACAAATCGGAGGTAGGAAAATGTATGATTATCGCAAAAGCGACTATGCGATAAACAAAAACAGCCCAAACATCGTTTATCGCTTTCATAATGAGATCTTGGAAATTACTTTGGAAGATTATCTGAAGGAGAATCCTGACAAAACAGAAAAAGACTTTGCGGAACTGAAGGCGCTGTCCGATCAAATCTACTATGAGCAGGATCGGGCTGAGAGCGCCCAGACCCGAAAAGATGACTCCCTTACTGGCTTGGAGGAAACGCAGGTTTGCGCCACCCGCCCTTTGGACGAGGAATGGGAGGAAAAGCTGACCGAGTTTCAAAACCGTCTGTATGCTCGGAGAGCGTTTGAAAAACTCTTTGAGGCAGATGTACTTACAGAAATTCAAAAGCGGCGGTTCTGTCTGTATGTTTTTAAGGGCTTATCCATCCGGCAGATTGGCAGGCTGGAAGGAAGGAGTCATCAGGTGGTTGCAAAATCGCTGAACCTGGCAATCCGAAAATTAAAAAAATTTTTTGCGGAACAGGGGTGA
- a CDS encoding type II toxin-antitoxin system PemK/MazF family toxin: protein MRKAIRRGDLFYADLNPVVGSEQGGIRPVLIIQNDVGNHFSPTIVAAAITSRKAKSSLPTHILLENVSGLAPTSLLLLEQLRTIDRKRLRGYIGRISKEKMQEVDTALAISIGLNP from the coding sequence ATGCGAAAGGCTATCCGGCGCGGCGATCTGTTCTATGCAGACCTGAATCCGGTGGTCGGCTCCGAACAGGGTGGCATTCGTCCTGTCCTTATTATCCAGAATGATGTGGGGAACCATTTTAGCCCTACTATTGTTGCGGCGGCCATCACCAGTAGGAAAGCCAAGAGCAGCCTGCCGACACATATTCTGCTGGAGAATGTGTCGGGACTCGCCCCTACCTCGCTATTGCTGTTGGAGCAGCTACGGACAATCGACCGAAAGCGGCTTCGTGGCTATATCGGACGAATCAGCAAGGAGAAAATGCAGGAGGTAGATACAGCGCTGGCGATCAGCATTGGCTTGAACCCATAG
- a CDS encoding DUF6870 family protein yields the protein MKIPTLSELDTFSQVDIKTVDPAQLVDIREVAVNTDLPKEERILDFIRQVHNPYCFRHGKIVVKIGFSESAEHTTLEEQFESYLRSL from the coding sequence TTGAAGATACCAACTTTGTCAGAACTGGACACATTTTCTCAGGTGGACATCAAAACGGTTGATCCGGCACAGCTTGTGGATATTCGGGAGGTAGCCGTCAATACAGATTTGCCGAAAGAGGAAAGGATTCTTGACTTTATCCGGCAGGTCCATAACCCGTATTGCTTCCGTCACGGGAAGATCGTAGTCAAAATTGGCTTTTCGGAATCGGCGGAGCATACCACTCTGGAAGAACAGTTTGAAAGCTATCTGCGTTCCCTTTAG
- a CDS encoding recombinase family protein, translating to MKKIAGEAVYTADIYLRLSDDDGDKMESNSIKNQREFITEFLKSMPEIRIHAERKDDGFSGVDFFRPGIQEVLQDVRSAAVNCVVVKDLSRLGRNYIETGKVLQEFADHGVRFIAINDGYDTANLQGQASTILLPIKNLMNDSYSRDISVKIRSHLEVKKRKGEFVGAFAAYGYLKSSDNKNKLIIDEYAAAVVQDIFRWKLDGMSQQGIADQLNTDGVLCPAEYKRSLGMKYVSGFKRNPQSKWSAVAVGRILKNPLYIGVMVQGKTGRPNYKIKKLLDKPPEEWISVTDTHEPIISEMDFKTVNGLLQADTRIATQQKTVYPFAGLLFCADCKQNMVRKTVPANGKKYFYYTCSTNRADRRMCSTHSISEALLMDTVRDSIHAYLETVLSIEKTLQFIAALPAENVEAQKIDRQLDKLKADYEQTMRFKMSAYENFVDHLLSEAEFKQYQRVYTEKCEAIAAAITRRQQELDAINNAGTAQNEWIAHFKSFRNVDVMERKSLVKIIERIYVHEGNRIEVIFKHQNEYRAAVLYIEQHMKNRDVPGKKEAV from the coding sequence ATGAAAAAAATCGCCGGTGAAGCTGTTTATACTGCTGACATCTATCTCCGCCTTTCCGATGATGATGGGGATAAGATGGAGAGCAACAGCATTAAGAACCAGCGCGAGTTCATAACGGAATTTTTGAAATCAATGCCAGAAATCCGCATCCATGCCGAGAGGAAGGATGACGGGTTTAGTGGTGTTGATTTTTTTCGTCCTGGGATTCAGGAAGTATTGCAGGATGTGCGCTCCGCCGCTGTCAACTGCGTAGTTGTGAAAGACCTCTCCCGTTTGGGCAGAAACTATATTGAAACCGGGAAAGTCTTACAGGAGTTTGCCGACCACGGTGTGCGTTTTATCGCAATCAACGACGGCTATGATACCGCCAATTTACAAGGGCAGGCCAGCACGATTCTCCTGCCAATCAAGAATCTGATGAACGATTCATATAGCCGCGATATTTCGGTGAAAATCCGAAGCCACTTGGAAGTCAAGAAACGCAAAGGTGAGTTTGTGGGCGCGTTTGCAGCCTACGGCTATTTGAAGTCCTCGGATAATAAGAATAAGCTAATTATTGACGAATATGCTGCCGCTGTTGTGCAGGATATTTTTCGGTGGAAGCTGGACGGAATGAGCCAGCAAGGGATCGCTGACCAGCTGAATACTGATGGTGTTCTCTGCCCTGCGGAATACAAACGCTCCCTGGGCATGAAATATGTGTCTGGATTTAAGCGTAACCCACAGTCGAAATGGTCGGCGGTGGCCGTAGGGCGCATCCTGAAAAATCCCCTGTATATTGGGGTGATGGTGCAAGGTAAAACTGGACGCCCCAACTATAAAATCAAAAAGCTACTGGATAAGCCGCCGGAAGAATGGATCAGCGTTACGGATACCCATGAGCCGATCATCAGCGAGATGGATTTCAAGACTGTCAACGGCCTGCTGCAAGCAGATACCAGAATTGCTACGCAGCAAAAAACCGTCTACCCATTTGCGGGCCTATTGTTCTGTGCAGACTGTAAGCAGAACATGGTTCGCAAAACGGTTCCCGCCAACGGGAAGAAGTATTTCTATTATACCTGTTCCACAAACCGTGCCGACCGCAGGATGTGCAGTACCCACAGCATCAGTGAGGCACTGCTGATGGATACTGTTCGGGACAGCATCCATGCGTATCTTGAAACGGTTTTGAGCATTGAGAAAACCTTGCAGTTTATCGCAGCCCTTCCGGCCGAGAATGTGGAGGCCCAAAAGATCGACCGCCAGCTTGATAAGCTGAAAGCAGATTATGAGCAGACTATGCGTTTCAAAATGTCGGCTTACGAGAACTTTGTGGATCACCTGTTGAGTGAGGCGGAGTTTAAGCAGTATCAGCGGGTCTACACAGAAAAATGCGAAGCGATTGCGGCTGCTATCACAAGACGCCAGCAGGAATTGGATGCCATCAACAATGCCGGGACTGCGCAAAACGAATGGATCGCCCATTTCAAATCATTCCGCAATGTGGATGTGATGGAGCGCAAAAGTCTGGTGAAGATTATTGAACGCATTTATGTCCATGAAGGAAATCGCATTGAAGTTATCTTTAAGCATCAGAACGAATACCGGGCAGCGGTTCTTTATATCGAACAGCACATGAAGAATCGGGATGTGCCGGGTAAAAAGGAGGCGGTATGA
- a CDS encoding recombinase family protein, whose product MARVSRRNKIAAAQTGQLPSPMAAQMKKSLRIYRVAVYVRLSIMDTRDRKDSESLQTQIDYLCEYIARHPDLELYDCYRDNGETGTNFERAGFQRMMDDVKAGRVDCIIVKDLSRFGRDFLETGNFLEKVLPFMGVRFISINDNYDSIRADSGDAMSVALKNLMNDICAKDISHKVFSALDIKKRNGEFIGNYAAYGYMKSPEDKHKLIVDPIAAPVVQRIFQMKKDGMSNAGIARILSEEQIPNPNHHRYLQGIIYTARYAQNDPWQTQAVKNILQNPVYLGHMAQGKKISKLYAGQRQKSFPSSEWVIVPNTHKAIISQELFDAVQEIMKARRDEYHSRLGKYAHFSSENIFEGLVVCACCKRNMTRYKSVYNKGRDVSFNFICPRHAALLDIGCPNAGGLSEDDLKAAVFHVIRLQISLLADVESIIKKVEKSAAVRTRRASIDNEISSAQDRRKRIDTLRQNLFESYASGIVSQADYLFGKSRYDDEYALIERRLEQLADEKAQLPETNPKQNKWFAAFSRFQEEKELSREMLLALVEKIYVNEDKQVHIILKYQDEMKKLLYRGCEYGEGF is encoded by the coding sequence ATGGCAAGAGTGAGCCGGAGAAACAAAATTGCTGCGGCGCAGACCGGCCAACTGCCGTCCCCTATGGCCGCCCAAATGAAAAAATCGCTGCGGATATACCGTGTCGCTGTCTATGTGCGGCTGTCCATTATGGACACTCGTGACCGGAAGGACAGCGAGAGCCTTCAGACGCAGATTGACTATCTGTGTGAGTATATCGCAAGGCATCCTGACCTTGAATTGTACGACTGTTACCGTGACAACGGCGAAACCGGAACCAATTTTGAACGGGCAGGATTTCAACGGATGATGGATGATGTAAAAGCTGGCCGGGTGGACTGTATCATCGTAAAAGACCTGTCACGGTTTGGCCGTGACTTCCTGGAAACCGGAAACTTTTTGGAAAAGGTCCTGCCGTTCATGGGAGTTCGGTTTATCTCCATCAATGACAACTACGACAGCATTCGGGCAGACAGCGGGGATGCAATGAGTGTCGCTCTGAAAAATTTGATGAATGACATTTGTGCGAAGGACATTTCTCATAAGGTCTTTTCCGCATTGGACATCAAGAAACGGAACGGCGAATTTATCGGGAACTACGCAGCCTACGGCTATATGAAGTCCCCCGAAGATAAGCACAAGCTGATTGTCGATCCGATAGCGGCGCCTGTGGTCCAGCGGATATTCCAGATGAAAAAGGATGGGATGAGCAATGCAGGGATTGCCCGAATATTGAGTGAAGAACAGATCCCAAACCCCAACCACCACCGCTATTTACAGGGAATTATATACACGGCGCGGTATGCGCAAAATGACCCCTGGCAGACGCAGGCGGTAAAAAATATCCTTCAAAATCCGGTATATCTGGGTCACATGGCACAGGGCAAGAAGATCTCCAAACTGTACGCAGGCCAGCGCCAAAAGAGTTTCCCTTCGTCTGAATGGGTCATCGTTCCCAATACGCATAAAGCCATCATCTCACAGGAATTGTTCGATGCCGTACAGGAGATTATGAAGGCACGACGGGACGAATATCACAGCCGTCTGGGGAAATATGCCCATTTCAGCAGTGAGAACATTTTTGAAGGGCTTGTTGTCTGCGCCTGCTGTAAGCGTAACATGACCCGCTATAAGAGTGTTTATAACAAGGGACGAGATGTTTCGTTCAACTTCATCTGTCCGCGCCATGCGGCGCTTTTGGATATTGGCTGTCCCAATGCCGGAGGGCTTTCGGAGGATGACCTGAAAGCTGCGGTGTTCCATGTGATCCGGCTGCAAATCTCCCTGCTGGCGGATGTGGAGTCAATCATCAAAAAGGTAGAGAAATCGGCAGCCGTCCGAACCCGCAGAGCGTCGATTGATAATGAAATCAGTTCTGCCCAAGACCGCCGAAAGCGGATCGACACCCTGCGTCAGAATCTTTTTGAGAGCTATGCGAGTGGTATTGTGTCACAGGCTGACTATCTGTTCGGGAAAAGCCGGTATGATGATGAGTATGCTTTAATCGAACGCCGTTTGGAACAGCTTGCGGATGAAAAGGCTCAACTGCCGGAAACAAACCCAAAGCAGAACAAGTGGTTCGCTGCATTTTCGAGGTTCCAAGAGGAAAAGGAACTGAGCCGGGAAATGCTTCTGGCATTGGTTGAGAAAATTTATGTGAATGAGGACAAGCAGGTACATATTATCCTGAAATATCAGGACGAAATGAAAAAACTACTGTATAGGGGGTGTGAATATGGAGAGGGATTTTAA